In Cyclopterus lumpus isolate fCycLum1 chromosome 17, fCycLum1.pri, whole genome shotgun sequence, a genomic segment contains:
- the LOC117746466 gene encoding LOW QUALITY PROTEIN: ETS-related transcription factor Elf-1-like (The sequence of the model RefSeq protein was modified relative to this genomic sequence to represent the inferred CDS: inserted 2 bases in 1 codon), which yields MLQQSDLIFDFASDHVNMTQLGGYSDYPAVIVEQVPHTHLLSYGGLACEQTTHHQQLLKVEQCESGEEEIMETLVAADSLLNMDCPDTLSLELYSQTFLPSLGDVITTPVTQVTVSAEGIVGAFDQPQWHSLHTNKPAAQLQSKKRGRKARHRRAESPTPDIIVKKDKYNKGGNTLYLWQFLMELLQDRQVCPRYIKWTNPHVGIFKLVNSKAVARLWGKHKNKPDMNYETMGRALRYYYQRGILNKVEGQRLVYQFTSLPKDMIYITDGDGIKEEDDDDHEDISGNDEAVSDDSDASTIPSSDQSVEEEDSHPPQKKXTSCSFRGPAAHRTRPAPRLSGQRETILRPASTSLIQEQHLPIVSAEMLRTLQNLQKVQSLQPAGHASVFKTAQLLGSLCERQATAEKAVDSEGARETPDGRSHPGPKTSQVEAPQLVPLTSSHQ from the exons ATGTTGCAGCAGTCGGACCTCATCTTTGACTTTGCCAGTGACCATGTCAACATGACACAG TTGGGGGGTTACTCGGATTACCCTGCAGTTATTGTGGAGCAGGTGCCCCATACGCACCTGCTCTCATATGGAGGTCTCGCGTGTGAACAGACAACACATCACCAGCAGCTGCTCAAAG TGGAGCAATGTgaaagtggagaggaggagatcaTGGAGACGCTTGTCGCTGCTGACTCGCTCCTCAACATGGACTGCCCTGACACCCTCTCCCTGGAGCTCTact cCCAGACCTTCTTACCATCCCTGGGTGACGTCATCACTACTCCTGTTACCCAGGTGACTGTGTCAGCAGAGGGGATTGTTGGAGCTTTTGACCAGCCACAGTGGCACTCGTTGCACACAAACAAGCCTGCGGCACAGCTGCAGTCCAAAAAGAGAG GAAGAAAAGCTCGACATAGAAGGGCAGAGTCTCCCACACCAGACATTATAGTGAAGAAGGACAAATACAACAAAG gaggaaacacactgtACCTGTGGCAGTTCCTGATGGAGTTGCTGCAGGACCGACAGGTCTGCCCCCGCTACATCAAATGGACCAATCCCCACGTGGGAATCTTCAAGTTGGTCAACTCCAAAGCAGTCGCCAGACTCTGGggcaaacacaagaacaaaccGGATATGAATTATGAGACGATGGGCAGAGCGCTCAG GTACTACTACCAGAGAGGCATACTGAATAAAGTTGAAGGCCAGCGTCTCGTCTACCAGTTCACCTCTCTGCCCAAAGATATGATTTATATCACAGATGGAGATGGCATCAAGGAAGAAGACGATGACGACCACGAAGACATTAGTGGCAATGATGAGGCTGTGAGTGACGACTCGGATGCCAGCACTATACCTTCTAGTGACCAATCGGTTGAGGAGGAAGACTCGCACCCACCGCAGAAAAA AACGTCCTGCTCCTTTCGAGGCCCGGCCGCCCACCGAACCCGGCCGGCCCCCAGGCTCTCAGGCCAGCGCGAAACCATCCTGAGGCCCGCCAGCACCAGCTTGATCCAGGAGCAGCATTTGCCTATTGTGTCCGCGGAGATGCTGCGTACCCTGCAGAACCTGCAGAAGGTCCAGTCCCTGCAGCCCGCTGGTCACGCCTCAGTCTTCAAAACGGCTCAGCTGCTGGGGAGTCTGTGTGAGCGACAGGCCACTGCAGAGAAGGCTGTGGACAGTGAGGGTGCGCGGGAGACGCCCGATGGAAGGTCGCACCCAGGACCCAAAACTTCCCAGGTGGAAGCTCCACAGCTGGTGCCCCTAACCAGCTCTCACCAATAA
- the LOC117746930 gene encoding kidney mitochondrial carrier protein 1: MPDANWKPFVFGGLASVTAECGTFPIDLAKTRLQIQGQVGDSRYREIRYRGMLHALVRIVREEGLLALYSGIAPAMLRQASYGTIKIGTYQSLKRLLVDRPEDETLLTNVMCGVLSGVISSSIANPTDVLKIRMQAQGNVIQGSMMGNFINIYQQEGTRGLWKGVSLTAQRAAIVVGVELPVYDITKKHLILSGHMGDNVYTHFVSSFACGLAGALASNPVDVVRTRMMNQRGAALYQGTLDCILQTWRSEGFMALYKGFFPNWLRLGPWNIIFFLTYEQLKKLNV; encoded by the exons ATGCCTGACGCCAACTGGAAGCCTTTCGTTTTCGGCGGGCTCGCTTCCGTGACGGCAGAATGCG GGACCTTCCCCATCGACCTCGCCAAGACGCGGCTCCAAATTCAAGGCCAAGTCGGCGACAGCAGATACCGAGAGATCCGGTACAGAGGCATGCTCCATGCTCTAGTGAGGATAGTAAGAGAGGAGGGGCTCCTCGCGCTGTATTCGGG AATAGCTCCTGCTATGCTGCGACAGGCCTCCTATGGAACCATAAAAATTGGCACATATCAGAGCTTGAAGCGGCTGCTTGTTGATAGACCAGAGG acgAGACATTGCTGACTAATGTGATGTGTGGTGTTCTCTCTGGAGTCATCTCGTCCTCCATCGCCAACCCCACGGATGTGCTGAAG ATCCGCATGCAGGCTCAGGGAAATGTGATCCAAGGCAGTATGATGGGCAACTTCATCAACATTTACCAGCAGGAGGGAACAAGAGGACTGTGGAAG GGCGTCTCTCTAACGGCTCAGCGGGCAGCCATCGTGGTCGGGGTAGAGTTACCGGTGTACGACATCACCAAGAAGCATCTGATCCTGTCGGGTCACATGGGAGACAATgtatacacacactttgt ttCCAGCTTTGCATGTGGTCTGGCGGGGGCTTTGGCCTCCAACCCGGTGGACGTAGTCCGGACACGCATGATGAACCAGAGAGGAGCAGCTCTGTACCAAGGAACACTGGACTGCATACTGCAG aCGTGGCGCTCCGAGGGCTTCATGGCTCTCTACAAGGGTTTCTTCCCCAACTGGCTCCGCCTGGGACCGTGGAACATCATC TTCTTCCTCACATACGAGCAGCTGAAGAAGCTCAACGTGTGA
- the ednrba gene encoding LOW QUALITY PROTEIN: endothelin receptor Ba (The sequence of the model RefSeq protein was modified relative to this genomic sequence to represent the inferred CDS: inserted 1 base in 1 codon; deleted 1 base in 1 codon) codes for MVNYNAHPKRISCGLIGXRNTVTTKLQDEGSSPLLGVTPLGGSRPSGQWATGVKETSAPGTSCCYPETWARGEGCAGSGEAQHSMPRRRLPPMCTGPTEIRDTFKYINTVVSCLVFVVGIIGNSTLLRIIYKNKCMRNGPNILIGSLALGDLLHIIIGIPINVYKLLAEDWPFGVTLCKMVPFVQKASVGITVLSLCALSIDRYRAVASWSRIKRIGVPKWMAIEIALIWIISIILAVPEAIAFDMITMDYKGEHLRICLLHPMQKTDFLRFYKSAKDWWLFSAYFCLPLVCTAIFYTLMTCEMLRKKNGVQIALSDHLKQRREVAKTVFCLVLVFAVCWLPLHLSRILKLTIYDEKDPNRCELLSFFLVLDYIGINMASVNSCINPIALYVVSKRFKTCFRSCLCCWCLPAEMLMDEKQSCIKLKVAERASDQSNSRLTNKSTTA; via the exons ATGGTGAACTACAAT GCACACCCAAAGAGGATCAGTTGCGGCCTTATTG TAAGAAACACAGTTACAACTAAACTGCAGGATGAAGGCTCATCTCCTCTGCTTGGAGTTACTCCTCTTGGCGGGTCACGTCCTTCTGGCCAGTGGGCAACTGGAGTCAAAGAAACAAGCGCCCCAGGAACTTCTTGCTGTTACCCAGAGACTTGGGCTCGTGGAGAGGGATGTGCAGGGTCTGGTGAGGCCCAACAT AGCATGCCCCGCCGCCGGCTACCTCCCATGTGCACAGGGCCCACGGAAATCAGAGACACCTTCAAGTACATCAACACGGTGGTGTCCTGCCTGGTGTTTGTTGTGGGTATCATCGGTAATTCCACTCTGCTGAGAATCATCTATAAGAATAAGTGCATGCGTAACGGGCCGAACATCCTGATCGGCAGCCTGGCACTCGGAGACCTGCTACACATCATCATCGGCATTCCCATTAACGTTTACAAG CTCCTGGCAGAGGACTGGCCTTTCGGAGTCACTCTGTGCAAAATGGTGCCGTTTGTCCAAAAAGCCTCTGTGGGGATCACGGTGCTGAGTCTGTGTGCTTTGAGTATTGACAG GTATCGCGCCGTGGCCTCCTGGAGCCGCATCAAAAGGATCGGAGTTCCAAAATGGATGGCTATCGAAATAGCGCTCATCTGGATAATATCCATCATCCTGGCTGTGCCGGAGGCAATAGCTTTCGACATGATCACCATGGACTACAAGGGAGAACATTTGAGGATCTGTTTGTTGCACCCCATGCAGAAAACCGACTTTTTGAGG TTTTATAAGTCAGCGAAGGACTGGTGGCTGTTCAGTGCATATTTCTGCCTGCCGTTGGTCTGCACTGCTATTTTCTACACCCTGATGACCTGTGAGATGCTGAGGAAGAAGAATGGAGTCCAGATCGCTCTCAGTGACCACCTCAAGCAG cgaAGAGAGGTGGCTAAGACCGTGTTCTGCCTGGTTCTGGTCTTCGCTGTGTGCTGGCTGCCTCTCCATCTCAGCCGTATCCTGAAGCTCACCATCTACGACGAGAAAGATCCAAACCGCTGCGAACTGCTCAG tttctttttgGTGTTGGACTACATTGGCATCAACATGGCATCCGTCAACTCCTGCATCAACCCAATCGCCCTCTACGTGGTCAGCAAGCGCTTCAAGACCTGCTTCAGG TCCTGCCTGTGCTGCTGGTGCCTGCCGGCCGAGATGTTGATGGATGAGAAGCAGTCGTGCATTAAGCTGAAAGTCGCAGAGCGAGCCTCCGACCAGAGCAACTCCCGCCTGACCAACAAGTCCACTACGGCCTGA